The DNA sequence GCTCAGCACTGAATTTGCGGGAGTTAAAAAATGAATTTTAATGGAATAATTCTATTTCCATAAAGGGAAATAAAACTTAGGAGGATATTATGAAAAAGATTATTTTATTTGTACTGATAGTGTTTATCAGTATCGCCTGTTACGGAGAAATAAGCTATAGTCATCAGTTTTCGGTGCCTGTTGATATGGGGAATAATTGTACTCATAAACTCTGGCTGGCTGATGGTAATGGTGATGATCAGGATGAATTGTATGTTTTCTCTAAAGAAAATAATTACCCGGTTATTCAGTCATTGGCTGTATATGATCTTAATGGTAATTTACTGTCAGTTCACAGCGAACCATTCCCGGAAAACATCTGGGATGTCTCGGTGAGTATGTATGAATCTGATGACTCAGTTTATTATCTGGAAGTAGAGCAAAGATCTACTGAACCATCAATATACTGTGATATAAAAGTATATGATTATAACTCAATGGCAATCATAGATAGTCTATCCCTAGAAATTGGATATGGTACTGGGATGAGTGGCGATTTATTTTTTGTCAAAAATATCAATGTAGCTGAAATAGATGGTTCCGAATATCTATATCTTGGTATAGAGAAATATAATAGTTTTGGTTGGGAGCAAAGTTCAGGTGATCCATTCATGTATAAGTGTCAATTTGATCAGGGGATATTGGGTGAATTGGAAGAAATACCGGAAGTTGGGACAAGCTGGTTTTATACCGCAGGAGCAGAGAGCATTATGTCCATTGGTTATACTTGGTTCTATTGTTATTATGAACCTGATTATTCCATCTATACGCTGAATAACGTATCTTTGGGTACACCAGCAGTAGTAAATGAAATCCTGCAAGTTGATCATGATCAAGCTTCTGGACTTCTTATGAAATTTCTAAACAATTTTGATGACCACTACCTGGATTACGGACTTGTGGTCTGGGAATCATTGAATAATATGCTTCACTGTTATTCGCCAGACCTTTCAAACTTGCTCTGGGAAACAGAAATTACCAGTCCATCAGGAATTTATATAGGTCCCTCTACCTGTATAACCACAAATATGGGAAATAATTTCATTATGTATTTTTTAAATGATAATTACGTAGAAGTGAGGAACAGGATTACTGGCAATGTTGCTCTCAGAGAGCAGTCGCAGATTGTGCCGTTTAAGATATTGCAGAAAAGAGATGGTGAATTATTATTCTTAACCGATGGCGATTCTTCGATCAACTTCCTTGCTTTAGCAGAAGAAATACAACTGGATAATGATGTGAATGAGATCATTGCCAAAGATTATGAGCTGCATAATTATCCTAATCCATTCAATCCTGAGACGATGATATCATTCAATCTTGATCAAGCATCAAATATAAGGATCGATGTTTATAATATCAAAGGTCAGAAAGTAGATACTATTGCCGATGAACATTTCGATGCTGGTCAGCATGACCTTATCTGGAATGCAGAAGATGTTCCCTCAGGAGTATAT is a window from the Candidatus Stygibacter australis genome containing:
- a CDS encoding T9SS type A sorting domain-containing protein, with translation MKKIILFVLIVFISIACYGEISYSHQFSVPVDMGNNCTHKLWLADGNGDDQDELYVFSKENNYPVIQSLAVYDLNGNLLSVHSEPFPENIWDVSVSMYESDDSVYYLEVEQRSTEPSIYCDIKVYDYNSMAIIDSLSLEIGYGTGMSGDLFFVKNINVAEIDGSEYLYLGIEKYNSFGWEQSSGDPFMYKCQFDQGILGELEEIPEVGTSWFYTAGAESIMSIGYTWFYCYYEPDYSIYTLNNVSLGTPAVVNEILQVDHDQASGLLMKFLNNFDDHYLDYGLVVWESLNNMLHCYSPDLSNLLWETEITSPSGIYIGPSTCITTNMGNNFIMYFLNDNYVEVRNRITGNVALREQSQIVPFKILQKRDGELLFLTDGDSSINFLALAEEIQLDNDVNEIIAKDYELHNYPNPFNPETMISFNLDQASNIRIDVYNIKGQKVDTIADEHFDAGQHDLIWNAEDVPSGVYFYRINTDQDSANGKMILLK